In the genome of Macrobrachium nipponense isolate FS-2020 chromosome 34, ASM1510439v2, whole genome shotgun sequence, one region contains:
- the LOC135208087 gene encoding uncharacterized protein LOC135208087, with translation MGPGGSPTPPPPPTPSRVSNTTPPPHPTPLGVSQHHHTTHNPLGVSQHHHTPPTPLGSQNTPPPPPPSRGLSPPPPPPPLGFQTPTPPPHHTTLLRVSNTTTTRVSNKHHTTTTHHPLGSPKPTNQPPPCGSPNTTNHHHHHHHGRGLQTPPPPPPSRGLQHHHQHPLGLYNTTPTPKIRVSNHNHNTLGPSRVSQHHTTTLRVSNQPQQPNPLGSPTPPPTPLGSPNPTTNQPIRVSTTHQHPLGSPTPILQNILTKHFSCSEIHKLAFYI, from the exons ATGGGGCCCGGAG GGtctccaacaccaccaccaccacccacaccCTCTAGGGTCTCCAACACcacaccacccccccaccccacacccttAGGGGTCTCCCAACACCACCACACCACCCACAACCCTTTAGGGGTCTCCCAACACCACCACACCCCACCCACACCTCTAGGGTCTCaaaacacaccaccaccaccaccaccctctAGG GGTctctcaccaccaccaccaccaccacctctagggttccaaacaccaacaccaccaccacaccacacCACCCTCCTCAGGGTCTCCAACACTACCACCACTAGGGTCTCCAACaaacaccacaccaccaccacccaccacccTCTAGGGTCtccaaaaccaaccaaccaaccaccaCCCTGTGGGTCTCCAAACaccaccaaccaccaccaccaccaccaccacggtAGGGGTCTccaaacaccaccaccaccacccccctctAGG GGTCtccaacaccaccaccaacacccTCTAGGTCTCTACAACACCACACCAACACCTAAAATTAGGGTCTCCAACCACAACCACAACACCCTCGGGCCCTCTAGGGTCTCCCAACACCACACCACCACACTTAGGGTCTCCAACCAACCACAGCAACCAAACCCTCTAGGGTCtccaacaccaccaccaacaccTCTAGGGTCTCCCAACCCCACCACCAACCAACCCATCAGGGTCTCAACCACCCACCAACACCCTCTAGGGTCTCCAACACCAATATTACAAAATATCCTTACAAAGCACTTTAGCTGCTCTGAAATTCATAAGTTGGCATTTTACATTTAG
- the LOC135207701 gene encoding uncharacterized protein LOC135207701: MGPFVLFMLCVGIVHSQTTTTTTEKSNFDGEYTEWEIVGDLIGEPLNDTDIEDDQGLLDAADPPVLSDDMCFEILRTLDQTDKIQSDQKDKPKLPSSLQGETQDQPGFFGPGSGYRPTAYSRCYRTRHYGGYPGSLCYGRRRVVYGYYSYCCRNYYFRPFVFRRGRYIRCRCY; this comes from the exons ATGGGACCTTTTGTATTGTTTATGCTATGCGTTGGTATCGTGCactcccaaacaacaacaacaaccacagagAAATCGAATTTTGATGGTGAATACACAGAGTGGGAGATAGTTGGAGACCTTATCGGT GAACCTCTAAACGATACTGATATTGAAGATGATCAGGGTTTACTTGACGCAGCCGACCCTCCTGTCCTCTCCGATGATATGTGCTTCGAAATACTGAGGACTCTAGACCAAACAGATAAGATTCAAAGTGATCAGAAAGATAAACCCAAACTACCCAGTAGCTTGCAAGGAGAAACTCAGGATCAGCCAGGTTTCTTTGGTCCTGGAAGTGGCTATCGTCCTACGGCATACAGTCGTTGCTATAGAACCAG GCACTATGGAGGATACCCTGGATCTTTATGCTATGGACGCCGTCGCGTCGTTTACGGCTACTACAGTTACTGCTGCCGGAACTATTATTTCAGACCCTTCGTCTTCAGGAGAGGGAGATACATCAGGTGTAGGTGTTATTAA
- the LOC135207700 gene encoding uncharacterized protein LOC135207700, whose translation MIVKVLVFSFILGFVMGMPDQGTKTGHDFLEPNDDDDGEWKVVGELIYDFNVTADDSSTEETLHDANDPMILSDELCHSLINVYSDMPEHFGSTLADMKLDQPSLFGYARCFRTRYGINYICRGPLYINYRGYRYCCGNPSRLPILTRRGSFIRCRCPF comes from the exons ATGATTGTTAAGGTTTTAGTGTTTTCATTCATCCTTGGCTTTGTGATGGGAATGCCTGATCAGGGAACGAAGACTGGCCACGATTTTCTTGAACCCAATGACGACGATGATGGAGAGTGGAAAGTTGTTGGAGAGTTGATTTAT GACTTTAACGTGACTGCTGATGACAGCAGCACAGAGGAAACCTTGCACGATGCCAATGACCCAATGATACTTTCAGATGAATTGTGCCACTCTCTTATCAACGTTTACAGTGATATGCCTGAACACTTCGGCAGCACCCTGGCTGATATGAAACTGGACCAACCGTCTTTATTCGGTTATGCCAGGTGCTTTAGGACAAG GTATGGCATAAACTACATTTGTCGAGGACCACTCTACATAAACTACCGTGGCTACAGGTACTGCTGTGGCAACCCCAGTAGACTTCCTATTCTTACAAGAAGGGGGTCCTTCATCAGATGCAGGTGCCCATTTTAA